One window of the Ananas comosus cultivar F153 linkage group 21, ASM154086v1, whole genome shotgun sequence genome contains the following:
- the LOC109726712 gene encoding glutaredoxin-C5-like codes for MQSYGEVAVEQMAREGAVVVFSVSTCCMCHAVKRLFCGMGVHPTVYELDHHPRGPDIHRALTGLLLSSSASASASSIGDGGNASLLPVVFIGGKLVGAMDSVMASHINGTLVPLLKEAGALWL; via the coding sequence ATGCAGAGTTACGGAGAGGTGGCGGTGGAGCAGATGGCGAGGGAGGGGGCGGTGGTGGTGTTCAGCGTCAGCACGTGCTGCATGTGCCACGCAGTGAAGCGCCTCTTCTGCGGCATGGGGGTGCACCCCACTGTCTACGAGCTCGACCACCACCCCCGCGGTCCCGACATCCACCGCGCCCTCACgggcctcctcctctcctcctctgccTCTGCCTCTGCCTCCTCAATCGGTGACGGCGGTAACGCTTCGTTGCTCCCCGTCGTGTTCATCGGGGGGAAGCTCGTGGGGGCTATGGACAGTGTGATGGCCTCGCACATCAACGGCACCCTCGTCCCGCTTCTTAAAGAAGCCGGGGCGCTCTGGCTCtaa